Proteins encoded together in one Carassius auratus strain Wakin chromosome 32, ASM336829v1, whole genome shotgun sequence window:
- the LOC113052258 gene encoding macrosialin-like, whose protein sequence is MKHGLFLIALLVAGTALTSGEDGSAYMAPTTAPSLNAINPNKTTTTHSPNTTTTTTHSPNTTTTTTHSPNTTTTTTHSPNTTTTTTHSPNTTTTTTHSPNTTTTTHSPNTTTTTHNPNVTTTTHYPNVTTHNPNSTTTAPTTTSMPMPMPTPSTNMTTGNYNVSDGKGAPCIMVEAAIGIRVNTSEVNDTYIVQPKKTNVKGNCSEEEAFLMISFSEGNISLQFQKDKTTKKVYVKYVQYHLSYAFKKGIEGNYTGMNTSLELFSVDAGHSYSCKDETVHMGNGVSLDLTQYKVQAFDIKNKNFGPPELCKADQPDYRVPIAVGVILIILIIIVVIAYLISRKRRTDGYQSL, encoded by the exons ATGAAACACGGATTATTCCTTATCGCGCTTCTCGTTGCTGGAACAG CTCTCACCTCAGGTGAGGATGGTTCAGCTTATATGGCCCCAACAACAGCCCCCAGCCTGAACGCAATTAATCCCAACAAAACAACTACGACCCACAGCCCCAACACAACAACAACTACGACCCACAGCCCCAACACAACAACAACTACGACCCACAGCCCCAACACAACAACAACTACGACCCACAGCCCCAACACAACAACAACTACGACTCACAGCCCCAACACAACAACAACTACGACCCACAGCCCCAACACAACAACTACGACCCACAGCCCCAACACAACAACGACGACCCACAACCCCAACGTAACAACGACGACCCACTACCCCAACGTAACAACTCACAACCCAAACTCAACAACTACTGCACCTACTACTACATCAATGCCAATGCCAATGCCAACACCATCTACCAACATGACAACTGGGAACTATAATGTCAGTGATGGTAAAGGCGCACCGTGTATTATGGTTGAGGCGGCAATCGGGATTCGTGTGAACACCAGCGAG GTAAATGATACATACATTGTTCAGCCAAAAAAAACTAATGTCAAAGGAAATTGCTCGGAAGAAGAAGCTTTTCTCATGATCTCATTCAGTGAAGGCAATATTTCCTTACAGTTTCAAAAA GATAAGACAACGAAAAAGGTCTACGTCAAGTATGTGCAATACCATTTGAGCTATGCTTTCAAAAAAGGAA TTGAAGGAAATTACACAGGGATGAACACGTCTCTTGAGCTGTTTTCTGTGGATGCGGGTCACTCTTACTCCTGCAAGGACGAGACGGTGCACATGGGGAACGGTGTGAGTCTGGATCTGACTCAATACAAGGTTCAGGCCTTCGATATCAAAAACAAGAATTTCGGACCAC CTGAACTATGCAAGGCTGATCAACCTGACTACCGCGTTCCCATCGCCGTGGGCGTAATCCTCATCATACTCATCATCATTGTAGTCATTGCTTACCTCATCAGCAGGAAACGGAGGACTGATGGGTACCAGTCACTATAA